DNA from Apis cerana isolate GH-2021 linkage group LG13, AcerK_1.0, whole genome shotgun sequence:
tctttctctccacgCGATCCTCGTCCAGTGCGATCGATATCTTGTGCTGGTCCGAGAGATCGCGGACCGTGTTGCAATCGGCTCGTTCCTGTGCATCGAGGTAGTGTTGTGCAGCAACTGTCCATGCGGTTTGGCGAAATGTACGAACAAGAATCCGATCTGCACCGTGCCGTCCTTATCAATTTCACCATGGCAACAAGCGTCGGAGATGCTGCTGGAGTATTGGTGTGTTTGCGTCGTTCCTAGCAAGTGAGTATAgagaaatttgttttgaaagattataagtgttttctttcttcttctttttttttttcgaaattttctttgccattttattttattaacgaatGGTGAATTAATGAATGATGTTCAGGAGTCCGGAGACCATGAACTTCTACGGATTATATCAGGCAGTTCGTTCGCGACTTCACTTCAGCCAAGTCGCTGCTTGGTGGTCGAGGAGCAACGGTACCGATCCCAGTTACATCGTGACGAGAATGGTGCCCTACAACGAAGACAATCTGAGAAAGTTTCGTGAAACCCCCGTGGAGCACACGTTCCCTTTGGCCGGCAACAGTGATGGAAATTCCATAAaagtaaatcaaattaataagttaTCGTTTCAAATTCCGTCCGGTTACCTTAAAAGCAGGAACATTGTCATTTATTGGGATTTAAcggaattttttccatttatattcgtttcaaaaactatcgtttatcataaattcgttgaaaaaaagataagaaaagaaaagaaaaaaagtattcacATTAGCTGAAACCTCTTCACGCGAAGATAGATGCTCTTAATTGATCCAAGGATTTCCTGGCAAGCAACAGCTCGCTGGGAACGCTCGAAACGATGCGTTTCACTTGAGATAAAGGCGAGGTCAATGTTCCTCGAACTGTCCATGTAATTCGCATGGTGGTCCTCTCGTCCACGTTCTCGGAGTACCCTCCATATTCTGGTTCTATTCTGGTAGTTCGAGGACACTAACGAATGCCTACTTTTAACCAGCAGATGAGTCACCGGCTACCCAATCTCGTTCCGAGTACCGCGCACTACTGCATTTAATGGAGCTGAAGAGGATTTCTCGTGTAAATTTTAGGTCACCGTGTGGGCACTGCCGAGGATGGAGGAGGTGCCGGTTCTCACCTGCCCGTTGCACCCGATCAAAGAGAAAGACGAGGAGGGTGTCGCGAGGGCTTTGACACCCACCAAGGCTATCCCGGTTTCCAGCGCTCCGCAAAATCCTGAAGGCCTTGTTTTGCCTGGTAATCAGGGCAATCTTGCAATCTTGATCGACGCGATGTTTCCGTGTTTCGAGTGTCAATCTTCGCGTTTCTTTTCCTTGATTACGACTACAAAGTTtatatacatgcatatatgtatgcataattcacgattaataaatcgattgatactcgaaaaatgtttaaaaggtCGAAcgattaaatagataaatttatttatttatttatttattttttccgaaACAGCTTTAGTGGACGACAGACTGCAGACGCCTTGCAACAAACCTGGAAAACATCATTGTCCGTGCGAGGAGGAGGACAttccaccaccatcaccagtGATTTCAAGACAAAACCGCGAGAGGAAACGTCGCCGGTCCCTTCCCTGTGGTCCTACGGATACGAACAATTGCGTGACGATTCAACCGATAGCTCTGCCCTCGGTGCAGGAAACTGTAACGCAAGAGATGAAGGATGGTCAGAGTTCGAGCTATCCGAAATGCCCGTCCGAGATCGTGAACAATCGTAGCGTCAAGTCTGTTGTGCAGAATCAGAACAAGTTGGAGGAGAACGCCATCAGGAATCGTAAGAATTTGAACGCTGATAATCTAGAGCGGTGCTTCAAGACGCAGCTGAACATCGACGGGCGGGAAGGGAACATGGAGAAGCGGTACAAGCGAACGATCGAAGAATCCGAATTGAAGTCGAATTGCAAGGAGAAACAGTGCAATTTGGAGAAGAAGCACAAGGAGACGGAGAAGTCTACGGAGAAGAATGGAATATTCGAGAATTTGATACCGTTCAATTCCTCGTTGCCTTGGTCGTTCGTCGAATCTTGGAATAACAGCAACGCGAACGGAAAGTGCGCTTTTCAGAGCTTGCGCGGGAACAGGGAAAGTTACTTCAACGATTCTGAGAGGATCAGCAAACCGCCAGTAAACAAGGATTCGAGCCTCGTGATCAACCCGTTTAGGCAACCTAGTCCGTTCCACGAATCAAATCCCGGTCCTTCGACGAATAACCGATTCAAGCAAGATTCCTTCAACTCCTCTTGCATGGTGCATCAAAGTGCGAAATCGTCGAACAAATTATCCAGCTCCTTCGAAGCGAATCCTGGACAGGAAGCTGTGGAGGAAGTCAACAATAGGGGGAGGCCTGGGAAGGATTTGAGCCAGTTGATATCGAAACTGTCGTTCCCCGAGGATAAGGACAAGtcgaaggaggaaggaggCTTCTTGGATTGGTTCAGCAAAGTTCCTGGACGAGTGCTCGGGGTCGCGCCGACCAGTGGCTTCGTGGAGAACAAGGTGAAAGCGACAAACTTGAAGAGTCAAGAGCAACAGCACGGGAACGAAGTGAGATTTAAAAACTGCAACTTGGAGTTGAGTCAGCAGGAATTCGACGAGGTTCTGGCTGTTTTGAGGGCTCGTACACCGTCAGAGCGGAAGAGGACGAGTATCAGGACGATGAAGAAACGGGAGAAGTTGGAGAAATCCGTGGAGGATGGATCGGACAAATCGATAGGGAAATATGCGAATTTGGAAAGCATCGAGTGTTCGACGAACAACATAGTGAACCGTACGAAGGCCTGCGAGGGTTGTAACCACAAGTTGTGCAGGAAAAATGACCAACAAGCTTTAGAGAAGACcaatttcgttgaaatttatggcaataagaatatttataatcctcAGAAACGCGAGAAGCTCGAGAGCGACGACTCGAACGAGGATCTGCAGCCGAtcaaatgcaataataattcgGAGAAACGGACGAACGACGCTATGGACTGTTTGCAGAACGTGTCGAACAAAGCAGACATATTATTGGGAGCAATTTTACGAACCAGCAAAGACCGAGGGAATCTAACGGAGATTCCGAATGGGACCAAATCGAGGTCCGTGTTGCCAACGGCCATCAACGAAACGGAAAGCAATCGAAATAACGTGGCTTGCGAGAAGAGCAGGAGTCAGGAGCAGAAAAGCGTGGCGTTGGAGGATGAGAAGTTCCTGTCTATGGCGCTCAACAAGAAGTTTAATCGGTTCCGGCAACTGTTCAAAAAGGAGCAAGAGAAAAAAGTTCCTGCAACGACAGAGGACAATTCTCAAGACGCGATACAATACTTAGGCCAACGTTCGTTCCCGTACAACAATGTCCAGCCCAGCCTGCACGATCCAAAAAATTTGAGGGATAGCAAAGCGAAGAGGAGAATAGACTTCTCAAACTTTgccggagagagagaggcggagAAGCGCGACGCAAGACCTGATCCTTCGGAGCTTAGTACAAATGGCGCACATCAAAATTCACGAATCTATTATAGTACAAATTACAAAGAGGACAACGGCGACTACGACGAAGTCGAGATGTCCAAATGGCAAAATAGACTGCATAGTACAAACGTGGATGATGGGGTGACGGAGCTCGACGATGAAGAGGACGAAACTGTATCTTTGAAACTTTGCAAGGATTCTGTTTCGAATGTCGGGAAGAAAATTCGGAACTGCAATCTCGGCAAAGACATCGTCACGGATGACGACGAAACAATGGACAAGGCTGTACCCACTGCCATCGAGCAAGAGAGATTTCGCCGTTCCTTGGAGAACGCGGCTTCGATGGTGTTTCACAGTAGAACAGGCTTGCCCTTGACGTCCAGTCCAGCTCCGTTGAGGAGAGGCAGCTGTTGCTTCGATTACGATAGCAGTCTGAATTCTGTCTCCTCGAAGAGAAGGTATAATATCGTGTCGTGGAAGAAAGTGTCGAGGCCTCCTTCGATTTAGACGagctttttttcgtttcagcGCTCTGTTCGAATTGAACACTCCGCCGAGTCCCGGCGCAGTGTCTTTGGAAGAGGCTGATCGAGAGGCCGAGAATGCAGGCGAAGGGGAGGAAACACCGAAAAGACGCTCGACTTCCCGCAGTAGACCGCAAAGTCACGCTCTTCTAGGCAGCTTCGAGGAATCGGCTTTGAACGGTAGACTCGAACCAGTGTCGACCGTTCACGGTTTCACGGCGGAATTGGGCGCCAGTGGTTCCTTCTGTCCGAAACATCGAAAGCTTCCAGTCACTGTGTTCTTCTATACGCTTGGTGACAATGATAAAGTTTCCACGCCCTATCTCGTATGTACATCCACGttccttttaatatatttttacattctaaTCAACGAAACGtgattccttttctttcttttttaggcACATATTAATTTGGGCAAAAAGGGCTATCAAGTACCGAGAAGCGGTACTATCCAAGTAACGCTTCTCAATCCTTTGGGTACAGTCGTTAAAATGTTCGTAGTACTGTACGATCTTTCAGATATGCCACCACGATCTCATACTTTTTTACGTCAGAGAACATTGCGGGACAAAACACTACGCTACCTCGTACATCTTAGGtatatctctctttctatcaAAGAtccattttgtaaatattaagattttaattatccatGATCTGTGGGCAATACGTATGTtcgttaatcaaaattttaatgcttTCATGATCAGTATTCGCAAGTATGATCGAGGCTTCTTCGTATGAATAATctctcaaaataaatatatatgctgTACAGTGTAcaaatgtacatttttatcatatcgatGCAGGTATCTCGAAGccacgattattaattttttttttttttttcatttccctTTTCCACGATCTCTGATTTTCTgaattaacttaaaattatgtataaatttgtcCATCGATACGCAACTTAATTgtgatgttaaaattaaatattttcgtttcagATTTATGTCCGGTAAGTCAGGCCGAATTTACTTGCACACGGACATTCGTATGATTATTTGTCGCAAGTCCGATGTGGACACAGCGTCGGATTTCGGGTCAGAACCACCAAAGGAATTACGAAGCTACATCCATGGCCCTACCAATCCGAAATTTTCGCCAAGGTGCTGAGCCACATGGCTCTTTCCATGGGGTTGTTGTCAATCACTCCGCTCGCCTAGTCCCCTTTGCGCAGAGGTTTAACagagatcaatttttttttttttttttttttgagaattcgGAGACAGATCTTCCCTTTGGGATTCGatgttgaaagaaaaagtatgaAAGTTGAGAGAAACGAGTagcatttgcaaaaaaaaaattctggatCTTTgtaaaaggaaggaaaaagaaccTTTGTG
Protein-coding regions in this window:
- the LOC107998839 gene encoding atos homolog protein A isoform X1, which produces MSTILLQCVGNCFHRRRMRTGMHCLGAVTGGIPSPNGVGGRGGILSMFRALGVLVCEGRIQGPPRGYKEGPHCAAPTQTVPNDHVCEEDNYLCDRYLVLVREIADRVAIGSFLCIEVVLCSNCPCGLAKCTNKNPICTVPSLSISPWQQASEMLLEYWCVCVVPSKSPETMNFYGLYQAVRSRLHFSQVAAWWSRSNGTDPSYIVTRMVPYNEDNLRKFRETPVEHTFPLAGNSDGNSIKVTVWALPRMEEVPVLTCPLHPIKEKDEEGVARALTPTKAIPVSSAPQNPEGLVLPALVDDRLQTPCNKPGKHHCPCEEEDIPPPSPVISRQNRERKRRRSLPCGPTDTNNCVTIQPIALPSVQETVTQEMKDGQSSSYPKCPSEIVNNRSVKSVVQNQNKLEENAIRNRKNLNADNLERCFKTQLNIDGREGNMEKRYKRTIEESELKSNCKEKQCNLEKKHKETEKSTEKNGIFENLIPFNSSLPWSFVESWNNSNANGKCAFQSLRGNRESYFNDSERISKPPVNKDSSLVINPFRQPSPFHESNPGPSTNNRFKQDSFNSSCMVHQSAKSSNKLSSSFEANPGQEAVEEVNNRGRPGKDLSQLISKLSFPEDKDKSKEEGGFLDWFSKVPGRVLGVAPTSGFVENKVKATNLKSQEQQHGNEVRFKNCNLELSQQEFDEVLAVLRARTPSERKRTSIRTMKKREKLEKSVEDGSDKSIGKYANLESIECSTNNIVNRTKACEGCNHKLCRKNDQQALEKTNFVEIYGNKNIYNPQKREKLESDDSNEDLQPIKCNNNSEKRTNDAMDCLQNVSNKADILLGAILRTSKDRGNLTEIPNGTKSRSVLPTAINETESNRNNVACEKSRSQEQKSVALEDEKFLSMALNKKFNRFRQLFKKEQEKKVPATTEDNSQDAIQYLGQRSFPYNNVQPSLHDPKNLRDSKAKRRIDFSNFAGEREAEKRDARPDPSELSTNGAHQNSRIYYSTNYKEDNGDYDEVEMSKWQNRLHSTNVDDGVTELDDEEDETVSLKLCKDSVSNVGKKIRNCNLGKDIVTDDDETMDKAVPTAIEQERFRRSLENAASMVFHSRTGLPLTSSPAPLRRGSCCFDYDSSLNSVSSKRSALFELNTPPSPGAVSLEEADREAENAGEGEETPKRRSTSRSRPQSHALLGSFEESALNGRLEPVSTVHGFTAELGASGSFCPKHRKLPVTVFFYTLGDNDKVSTPYLAHINLGKKGYQVPRSGTIQVTLLNPLGTVVKMFVVLYDLSDMPPRSHTFLRQRTLRDKTLRYLVHLRFMSGKSGRIYLHTDIRMIICRKSDVDTASDFGSEPPKELRSYIHGPTNPKFSPRC
- the LOC107998839 gene encoding atos homolog protein A isoform X2, with the translated sequence MHCLGAVTGGIPSPNGVGGRGGILSMFRALGVLVCEGRIQGPPRGYKEGPHCAAPTQTVPNDHVCEEDNYLCDRYLVLVREIADRVAIGSFLCIEVVLCSNCPCGLAKCTNKNPICTVPSLSISPWQQASEMLLEYWCVCVVPSKSPETMNFYGLYQAVRSRLHFSQVAAWWSRSNGTDPSYIVTRMVPYNEDNLRKFRETPVEHTFPLAGNSDGNSIKVTVWALPRMEEVPVLTCPLHPIKEKDEEGVARALTPTKAIPVSSAPQNPEGLVLPALVDDRLQTPCNKPGKHHCPCEEEDIPPPSPVISRQNRERKRRRSLPCGPTDTNNCVTIQPIALPSVQETVTQEMKDGQSSSYPKCPSEIVNNRSVKSVVQNQNKLEENAIRNRKNLNADNLERCFKTQLNIDGREGNMEKRYKRTIEESELKSNCKEKQCNLEKKHKETEKSTEKNGIFENLIPFNSSLPWSFVESWNNSNANGKCAFQSLRGNRESYFNDSERISKPPVNKDSSLVINPFRQPSPFHESNPGPSTNNRFKQDSFNSSCMVHQSAKSSNKLSSSFEANPGQEAVEEVNNRGRPGKDLSQLISKLSFPEDKDKSKEEGGFLDWFSKVPGRVLGVAPTSGFVENKVKATNLKSQEQQHGNEVRFKNCNLELSQQEFDEVLAVLRARTPSERKRTSIRTMKKREKLEKSVEDGSDKSIGKYANLESIECSTNNIVNRTKACEGCNHKLCRKNDQQALEKTNFVEIYGNKNIYNPQKREKLESDDSNEDLQPIKCNNNSEKRTNDAMDCLQNVSNKADILLGAILRTSKDRGNLTEIPNGTKSRSVLPTAINETESNRNNVACEKSRSQEQKSVALEDEKFLSMALNKKFNRFRQLFKKEQEKKVPATTEDNSQDAIQYLGQRSFPYNNVQPSLHDPKNLRDSKAKRRIDFSNFAGEREAEKRDARPDPSELSTNGAHQNSRIYYSTNYKEDNGDYDEVEMSKWQNRLHSTNVDDGVTELDDEEDETVSLKLCKDSVSNVGKKIRNCNLGKDIVTDDDETMDKAVPTAIEQERFRRSLENAASMVFHSRTGLPLTSSPAPLRRGSCCFDYDSSLNSVSSKRSALFELNTPPSPGAVSLEEADREAENAGEGEETPKRRSTSRSRPQSHALLGSFEESALNGRLEPVSTVHGFTAELGASGSFCPKHRKLPVTVFFYTLGDNDKVSTPYLAHINLGKKGYQVPRSGTIQVTLLNPLGTVVKMFVVLYDLSDMPPRSHTFLRQRTLRDKTLRYLVHLRFMSGKSGRIYLHTDIRMIICRKSDVDTASDFGSEPPKELRSYIHGPTNPKFSPRC
- the LOC107998839 gene encoding uncharacterized protein LOC107998839 isoform X3, with product MEEVPVLTCPLHPIKEKDEEGVARALTPTKAIPVSSAPQNPEGLVLPALVDDRLQTPCNKPGKHHCPCEEEDIPPPSPVISRQNRERKRRRSLPCGPTDTNNCVTIQPIALPSVQETVTQEMKDGQSSSYPKCPSEIVNNRSVKSVVQNQNKLEENAIRNRKNLNADNLERCFKTQLNIDGREGNMEKRYKRTIEESELKSNCKEKQCNLEKKHKETEKSTEKNGIFENLIPFNSSLPWSFVESWNNSNANGKCAFQSLRGNRESYFNDSERISKPPVNKDSSLVINPFRQPSPFHESNPGPSTNNRFKQDSFNSSCMVHQSAKSSNKLSSSFEANPGQEAVEEVNNRGRPGKDLSQLISKLSFPEDKDKSKEEGGFLDWFSKVPGRVLGVAPTSGFVENKVKATNLKSQEQQHGNEVRFKNCNLELSQQEFDEVLAVLRARTPSERKRTSIRTMKKREKLEKSVEDGSDKSIGKYANLESIECSTNNIVNRTKACEGCNHKLCRKNDQQALEKTNFVEIYGNKNIYNPQKREKLESDDSNEDLQPIKCNNNSEKRTNDAMDCLQNVSNKADILLGAILRTSKDRGNLTEIPNGTKSRSVLPTAINETESNRNNVACEKSRSQEQKSVALEDEKFLSMALNKKFNRFRQLFKKEQEKKVPATTEDNSQDAIQYLGQRSFPYNNVQPSLHDPKNLRDSKAKRRIDFSNFAGEREAEKRDARPDPSELSTNGAHQNSRIYYSTNYKEDNGDYDEVEMSKWQNRLHSTNVDDGVTELDDEEDETVSLKLCKDSVSNVGKKIRNCNLGKDIVTDDDETMDKAVPTAIEQERFRRSLENAASMVFHSRTGLPLTSSPAPLRRGSCCFDYDSSLNSVSSKRSALFELNTPPSPGAVSLEEADREAENAGEGEETPKRRSTSRSRPQSHALLGSFEESALNGRLEPVSTVHGFTAELGASGSFCPKHRKLPVTVFFYTLGDNDKVSTPYLAHINLGKKGYQVPRSGTIQVTLLNPLGTVVKMFVVLYDLSDMPPRSHTFLRQRTLRDKTLRYLVHLRFMSGKSGRIYLHTDIRMIICRKSDVDTASDFGSEPPKELRSYIHGPTNPKFSPRC